The genomic window ACATTTAAAACATTTCCTAAATTAGCATTGAATCTTGCTTTTGCATCAAAGCGATATTCAAAAGCTACATCCTCAATATGACTTCCACCTAGTAAATAAGAACCAAGAATCCCAATTGAGAAATTTTCTCCCAAACCAAAATCAGTCGAAGCTTGAATACCACTTCCTCCGTTTTGAGCCGTTAAACCAATGTTTAATTTAGTATCCCCTTTTCCTTTAAAAGCTTGGGCATTTACCATAGAAAATGCACTTAATAATACGATTGTAAAAATCTTTTTCATAGTTATTCTAATTATTTTTTTTGCAAATATAGTCTTTTTAATTTCTTCCTTTTTCGGTTGGATACAAATTAGGAAGTGGTTCGCTTTGCCAAAATTCTTTGGTATCGACATCTAAAATTGTTAATGGTCCTTTGAAAGCTGCTCCTGTGTCCACATTCCAAACATTTGCCATTTGAACTGGCGTTGTTTTTTGAATTCTAGAAACGGGAGTGTGACCAATGTAGATTTCGTTGTACAAAGTCAATCGTTTTGGATAGGCTAAATCCTCTTTTTTCATGGTTTTATCCAGTGCCAATGCTGTTTCCCAAAGCGATCTGTCCCAGTAAAACAACCTCGGATAATATTCAAAATTAACGCCATTCATATTGGTAAAACCAGCGTGAACAAACAAGCGATTTTGGTCGTCAAGATAATAAGTCGCTAAAGATTTTATAAAATCAATATGTTTCTGAATCGTTTCAGGACTTACTTTTTCGTAGGCTAAAACCGTGGCCTCACCACCATGATTGTACCATTCTAAATTATCCTTGGTTTTAGTCAGCCAGTCCAACAATAATTCATCGTGATTTCCTAGAATACAAATGCAATTGTGAGTGGTTTTCAATTCGATTAAAAAATCAATTACCTGTGGCGATTGACTCCAGCCATCTACATAATCGCCCAGAAAAATCAAAGTATCTTGTGGAGTAACATTGGCTCTTTCCATAATTTGGTGTAGCGCACGTAATCCTCCGTGAATATCTCCTATAACTAATGTTCTCATTCTGTTTTTTATTTACCGCAAATTCGCAAAATATTTATTAATTTAAAACATTAATTCACGAATATGCAGTTAAATTTTTATTTTACTGTACATCATATTTCATTTTTCTCAAGATTCTCAAAGCTTCCTTGAAAGACAAATATACAGAAGTGAACCGTTTCAAAAGCAATTTCGCGTCAATCAATTTTTGTTTCGCATCTTCAAATTCGTTGAGGTAACAAATCATAAAAGTAGAAGGTAAATTTTCTAAATCTTTAAATTCCCTTTCGGTTAATGCAATATTTTTTTGAAGTTTATTGAGTAAAGAAATATTCGAATTATAAATATGAAACAACATTTTTCGGTTGAATTCTGGCGGTTGAAAAAGAAATTCTCGTTCAATTTTGTAGTATCCATTGTCTTGAAAATGAATGGTTTGTTTTTCCAATGGATAGTAACTTGTTTTGTCATTCAAACCCAAAGGAACATATTCCATAATCGTAAAAGAATCATCGTCAAAAGTAATCGTTACCACATCTTGAGCAGAATAAAATAACTTGATTTGCTCGTTGATTAATTCAATATCAACTCTCGAAAGAAAAGTTTTATCTTTTGACTTTTTAGGAACTCCCGCCCAGCAAATCACAAATAATTCTTTAAAAACTTTGTATTTTGGAGCCATATCCTTGTGGCGAAAATTCATAAAGTCAATCACGCCATCAAGTGTGTATTCAATACTGTTTCGGGAACTATTTTCAATGCCAATAACGGTTTCTGTGTTTTGATAATTTTTCTCCACTTCAATTTCGTTTTCAATAGGCATCGTGTTACTGCCTCTGCGAATAAAAACGCTATTGACAGGAATGGTGTGAATTCCTTTTTTGAAATGCGAAGTTTTGTTT from Flavobacterium eburneipallidum includes these protein-coding regions:
- a CDS encoding DUF6646 family protein; the encoded protein is MKKIFTIVLLSAFSMVNAQAFKGKGDTKLNIGLTAQNGGSGIQASTDFGLGENFSIGILGSYLLGGSHIEDVAFEYRFDAKARFNANLGNVLNVSPKFDLYPGLNLGIKNFGGHVGARYFFSEGFGVFTEFSAPFAKYDKDASSRYNNGTAFSIGASFNL
- a CDS encoding ATP-binding protein; this translates as MINKRLLIKNLLAHNDESSFYDKKRQLNLHTREGKAKFLKHICALSNSNPANNSYIVVGVEDHDNEIIGDDFFDDSRIQNLVNAYLENPPKIQYENVPFPNLPKDKVVGLVTIKAKNKTSHFKKGIHTIPVNSVFIRRGSNTMPIENEIEVEKNYQNTETVIGIENSSRNSIEYTLDGVIDFMNFRHKDMAPKYKVFKELFVICWAGVPKKSKDKTFLSRVDIELINEQIKLFYSAQDVVTITFDDDSFTIMEYVPLGLNDKTSYYPLEKQTIHFQDNGYYKIEREFLFQPPEFNRKMLFHIYNSNISLLNKLQKNIALTEREFKDLENLPSTFMICYLNEFEDAKQKLIDAKLLLKRFTSVYLSFKEALRILRKMKYDVQ
- a CDS encoding metallophosphoesterase family protein, yielding MRTLVIGDIHGGLRALHQIMERANVTPQDTLIFLGDYVDGWSQSPQVIDFLIELKTTHNCICILGNHDELLLDWLTKTKDNLEWYNHGGEATVLAYEKVSPETIQKHIDFIKSLATYYLDDQNRLFVHAGFTNMNGVNFEYYPRLFYWDRSLWETALALDKTMKKEDLAYPKRLTLYNEIYIGHTPVSRIQKTTPVQMANVWNVDTGAAFKGPLTILDVDTKEFWQSEPLPNLYPTEKGRN